The Flavobacterium sp. M31R6 nucleotide sequence CCAGAACCTCCTTGTATTTGTTCTTGTCCTGGTGCTTGCTTATAACTAGCTTTGTTTACATGATGCACAAAAAGAATCAAACAATTATGTTTTTTAGCTATTTTATCAAATGCTTTAACGGTATTCCTCATTGCCATGTTATTATTGCTGTCTGACCCTTTAAATATGTCTCCAAAACTATCAACAACGACTAAATCAGCAGGGGACAAACTTAACTCATCATTTATTTTTAATAAAATTTCATCTTGATCCATTGCATCTGCAAGTATGAACCTAAGTTTATCAGTAGGTTTCTCATTTAATCCCTCTATTTGCTTTTCAACTGAAGAGGATATAGATTCTTTGTCGTCTTCGGTTGATACATAAATAGCCCTTTTATGAACTGAGTTAATTTCATAATTTAAAAAACTTTTGCTATCTAAAGCTATTTCAAGACTGAGTTGCCTTGCTAATTGACTTTTTCCAATTCCTGGTTTACCTGCTATTACAGCTGTTCCGCATCTAGGAAATATAGGAGCTACTAAATATTCAAATTTTGAAGCTCCTTCATCCAGTAATTCAATAAGAGTATATACTACTTTTTCTTTGTCTACTTCAAGCTTATTATTATCTTGAATTACGTCTTCATTTGTTTCCCTTACAAACAGCTTATTTTCTTCTGTCGGGTTCTCTTGCATTGTTGCATCGATACATTTGTTTACATCAATATTTTGGGTATCTTTACCTTGTATTTTTCCAGAATCAAGGTTATGTGAATTCGTTTCCATAACCTTATTTTTTTAATAAGGTTAGGCATTCTAGCAACTCACTACGTTTATAGTAACGTCGAGAACCTATACCATGGGCTTTAACTTTTCCGCTATTAGTCCATGCCCATAATGTACTGCTATCAATTTTAAAAAACTGACAAGTTTCTTCTCTTGTAAGGAGTTCTTCGGAATTTTCTTTTTTACGAAACTCTTCATTGAATTGTTGAATTCCTTCTTTAACTGATTTATCAATAAGTTGTGCTAACTTTTCAATTGATAAATTTTCGACTAAGATTGCATTGTTTTGCATAGCTTATATGTTTTATATTTATAAGCCAAATTTCTACGCGAAGTCGTGTTATGGATTGAATGCTATCGTGTTTTTTATGACACGGTATTATTCGAGTTTATACATAATTTATAGGTTCTCTCTTTAGCAGATTTATATCCTATAAGATTAAGTGTTTTTACTCTATCAATGTTAATATCAAACTTTAAAAGAAAAAAAACGAATTGAGTTTGTTGATAATCATCATATATTAAATTATCTTCTTTCATTCTATGAAAAACAAAACTATAATTAGCAAGATTCTCATCAGTATTACCAAATTCATCCAATGATTTTTTAAAAACCGCAAAGGCTTTATCTGTTGTAAAAATTCTTGGGTAAAGATTTATAGATATAGTAGATTTCAAATTAACATCGATTAGATCATTATTTTGTATACTATTGCTATAATCTATCATTAATTCATTCTTTCTTATTTTATTTAAAAACTCCTCAAAATAGATTTTGAATTTAGTATGTTTCTGAACAGCTATTAGTTCATTTAAATTGTCTAAGAAATCGCCTTTAAATCTAATCTGATCTTCTTTGTCGTCCAATTGACAAAGTAGATAATTGTATAATTTTTCTTTAGCGTCAATTGCTTTTTGAACATCTAGATAATGTTCCTCTTCAAAACATATGATCTTAAAAAAAGAAAAAAATTTGCTTCTGTCATAAAAAACAGAAGCAAAATGGTTTTTATAAAATGACTCCATTTCAAAAAGCTCTTCCCCATTTAGCTCTAAAATTTTATAATAAGCATATATTTTTTTCTTTAAAAGATTAGATATATTAGGTAAAGTTGTGTAAGGAATAACAGGAGTTATATCTGGTGATATTTTTGACGGTTCTAACTGGATCTCTTCAGTTATTTCATATTTCTCTAAGAAAGCACGAAAAATTATTAATTCATCTTTTACAAAATCAAACTCGTTTTTGTCTTTATTAATGCTCAAGTAACTCAATTTAAATTCCTCGTAAACACTCACAACATTTGACAAATCATAATTAATTTTGTCGACTCTCAATAAAATATCTGTTCCAATCTTTACCATAAAAAATAATTAAAATTTAAAAATAATTCGCCAATTCCATTGCTATATCCTTATTACTTTTTCCGATATAAGTCAAAAACATAGCTTCAGTTGTATGTCCTGTCATATACATTAAAAATGAAGTTGGAACAGTTCCATAATTATTGGAAGCAAAAGATCTTCTACCAATATGCGAAGATACTAATTCCCACTTTTGATATTCTTTCTCCACCTTTATTTTTATTTCGTGGTCAAATTTAGTACCTATTATCAACTCATTTATTTTTGCAATTTCACAGACTTTTTTAATGTGTATATTATACTTTTGATCGGAAATCTTTTTGGGGAAATTACCATCATATTTCTTCATTATTTCTATGACTTTAGGACTTAATGGTATTGTCATTAGTTTATCTGTTTTCATTTGAGTAAACTCAATTAATGGCGTTAATACTCCTTGTTTATTTTTTTCATATCTAATCATTGATTTATCAAAGCGCAAAAAATCAGAAACTCTTTGCCCACAATAACAGCTTATTAACAACCAATCACGAGCATTTTCTATACCTTCAGACAAATCCTTTATCGGAATATTTACTATTTTTGAGATTTCTTCTTCAGTAAGGTAGATATTATCTACCTTATGGTATTTTGCTTTTATATTATCGAGTTGATAATTAGTTTCAACTCCATTAGACTTAGCGTGTCTACAAAATGTTTTTATAAAACGAATATTCCTTGCTATAGTATTAGGAGCATATTTTTTACTCAAACAGTACTTTTCAAAGTCCATTTTGAATTTGACATCAATATCTCGGATATGTAGAACTGTCTTAGTATATTCTTGGTAGCGCATTAATAAATGTTTAATTCCATTACATTTAGTTATTGTACTAGCTTTTACATCTTGTTTTCTAAAAGCAATAAATATATCAATATAATCAATCAGTTTATTTGAATAGATTTCGGCTTCCTTTGGTGGATTTATATAGTCATTAATCCATTGATTGTCAATAATCTTAACACCTTTACTGTTATTATATTCTTTTAGTAATCCATTTTTCAAATCTTTTAAGTCAGTATCTAAGTTTGCAAAATCAATATCTTTTCTAACTTTTTTTATTGGTCTTTGCTCTGATTGATCCCAATTTAAAGGATCAATATGATAATTAGTTTTTGCCTTTAGATCTATATTTCTGCCGTCTCGTAAACGGATGTAGATAACTGCAGGACTTTTTGTACTTTGAACTATAAGGTTAATTGAAGCCATATTTCTTAAATTTAATTTTTTTTTGTTTTTCTATTTGACAAAGCTAAATTGGCAGTCGTGTTTTTTAGCCCACGGTTAGCCCACATATATAAAATGTATTCCAATTTCATCCAATCCAATCAAAATGAATAGGACAAAAAAATCCAGCTATACACTGGATTCATTAGTATTTATACGATTATATAAGAGTTTTTTTGATTCAGAGTTTTGGATTAATTGAATCCCTCTTTCTCCGCCAGTATTTAAACCCTCAACAAAGGTTGAGGGTTTTTTGTTTTTATGCCTAATTAACATGCGATATTAAGGATTAGGGGTTAATCATGAATCAGTTTTTGATTATATTTGGTGATAGATGTCAAATTAAACATTAATGGATTTTTAGAGTTTACACAAAATAAAGTCCAGTCTTCTTTTTTATATTCAAAAGAATATAATTGAGTGGTTTTTATTACTTTTATATGCAAATACATATAGATGAATACAATAGCAGATTTTGTAAAGAAGAGACGAAAACAAGCAGGGCTTACGCAAGAAGAATTTGCCATGAAAGCTGGTGTAGCATTGACCGTTGTCCGAAAGATTGAACAAGGTAAGGACAATTTAAGTTTATCTGGAGTAAATCAGGTACTGAAAATGTTTGGGCACGTTTTAGGTCCCGTAAATGAGAGAGAATTATTTAAAAATGAGGAGTAAGGAGTTTGAACATTGCTGTCAAATAAATAGTGTTTTTTTTTCATAAATTTACGCAATATCAAAAGGTTACCGATTAACTTTACAGTATACCAATTTAGCTTACGGTGAGGGTTAAGAGTAAAATCTTAATTTTAACTTAGAAACGAGAGAAAAAAATGTAATCCAGTTTTTAAAACAAAAGCAGTGAATTCTATCGCATTCGTTGATACCGAGATTGATCCTAAGAGCCAAAGGATTCTTGACATAGGGAGCGTCAAAAGCGATGGTAATTCATTTCATTCCAATTCCATTGCTGACTTTATAACCTTTCTCAGTGGAGCACAGTTTATATGTGGGCACAACATAATAAATCACGATTTACATTATATTTACAATGCGATCACAGATGCTAAAGTTGATTCTGCAAACATAATTGATACTTTATTACTGTCTCCTCTGTTGTTCCCGACAAAGCCTTATCATGCTTTAGTAAAAGACGATAAGTTACAAACAGAAGACACTAACAACCCACTTAATGACTCTATAAAAGCTAAAGATCTTTTTTTTGATGAAGTTTCAGCTTTTAATCGAAGTGACGAAAAACTTAAGCAGATTTTTTATCTATTGTTAAATGAAAAAATAGAGTTCCACTCCTTTTTTCGCTTCATTGGATACAAAAGCAGTAATACAGAAACAGAAAAACTAATTCATGAAAATTTTGATTCTGTTATTTGCAAGCATGCAGACTTATCAAAAATAATTTCAGACCATCCAATTGAATTAGCTTACTGTTTATCACTGATTAATTGCAACAATCGATACTCAATTACACCTCCTTGGGTTTTAAAAAACTATCCTAAAGTTGAGCGAATAATGTTTCTTCTTAGAAGCAATCCCTGCCTGACTGGTTGCGAGTACTGCAATCAGGCTTTGGACATCCACAAGGGACTGAAAAATTATTTTGGATTTGATGCTTACAGAACTTATTCAGGGGAACCTCTCCAGGAGAACGCAGTTCAGGCCGCAGTTGACAACAAATCATTATTAGCCGTATTTCCGACAGGTGGAGGAAAGTCAATTACTTTTCAAGTTCCTGCTTTGATGGCAGGTGAAAACATAAAAGGCTTAACAGTTGTGATTTCACCATTGCAATCGCTTATGAAAGACCAAGTGGATAATCTTGAAAGGATTGGAATTACAGATGCAGTTACCATAAACGGTTTGCTTGACCCGATTGAAAGAGCGAAATCTATTGAGAGAATTCAAAACGGCAAAGCATCCATACTCTATATCTCTCCTGAATCACTTCGTTCAAAGACAACTGAAAGATTGCTCTTAGGCAGAAAAATTGTCCGCTTTGTAATTGATGAGGCTCACTGCTTTTCTTCATGGGGACAAGATTTCAGAGTCGATTATTTATACATTGGTGATTTCATTAAATCGCTACAGGAAAGCAAAAATCTTGAAGAACAAATTCCTGTTTCTTGTTTTACTGCTACAGCAAAGCAAAAAGTCATTGAAGACATTTGTGAATACTTCAAAGAAAAATTGGGAATCAAATTTGAAATATTTCCTTCCAAAGCGTCAAGGACAAATCTGCAATATAGGGTTTTTGAAAAAAGAGATGATGAAGAAAAATACAACACCGTTCGCGATTTAATAGAGGAGAAAGATTGTCCGACTATAATTTATGTTTCAAGAACCAAACGGGCAAGAGACCTTACAACAAGATTAAATGAAGACGGATTTAATGCAAGAGCATTTTACGGTAAAATGGAAAGTCAGGAGAAAACAGAAAACCAAAATGCTTTCATTACTGGTGAAGTTCAAATTATGGTGGCTACTTCAGCTTTTGGGATGGGCGTTGACAAGAAAGATGTAGGCATGGTAATTCATTTTGAAATTTCCGATTCACTTGAAAACTATGTTCAGGAGGCAGGAAGGGCAGGCCGAGATGAAAATATAACTGCTGATTGTTATGTTTTATTTAATGAGGAAGATCTGGGTAAACATTTCATACTGCTGAACCAAACCAAACTAAATTTACATGAGATAAAACAAATTTGGAATGCCATAAAGTTCATTACCAAATTTAAGTCAAGTGTTCAAAAATCTGCTTTGGAAATCGCAAGAGTAGCTGGTTGGGATGACAATCTGAGTGAAATTGAAACGAGAGTTACAACAGCAATTGCAGCATTGGAGGAAGCTGGCTATGTGAAACGAAAACAAAACATGCCAAAAGTGTTTGCAAATAGTATTTTACCAAAAACAGCGCAAGAAGCGATTGATAAAATTATGCATTCGCAAAAATTTACTGAGGACCAAAAAATAACTGCAACTAGGATTATTAAAAGCTTATTTTCAAGCAAAAGTAGAAAGCAAACAAAATCTGATGAGGCAGAATCAAGAGTTGATTATATCTCTGATACTTTAGGTCTTGACATTAAAAATGTAATTTCCATTGTTAATTTGTTAAGAGATGAAAAGATATTAGGTGACACAAAGGATTTAACCGCATTCATAAAAAAAGGAGAAAACAAAAATCGTTCTCTTTCAGTTACCCAAAGCTATGGACTAATAGAAAATTTCCTTTGTCCACTTTTCGAAGAACAGCAAAAATCATTTCACATTAAAGAACTTAACGAGCAAATCGAAGAAAGTGGCTGCAAAGATGTTTCTCCAAACAAGATAAAAACCGTAATCAACTTTTGGGCAATAAAGAATTGGATCAAACGACATAATCAGGATTACTCAAAAAATCATATTATAGCGATTAGCTGTCAACCCAAAGAAGAATTAAAAGAGAGATTAGAAAAGCGACACATTTTAGCCGAGTTTATTGTTGGTTATTTATATGATAAAAGCAATTCCATAATTGGAAAAGAGGAAACCAGGAGAGAAGAAGTTTTGGTTGAATTTTCAGTTCTTGAATTACAAGAAGCATTTGGAAATCAGGTTCAGATGTTTGAAGTGAAAGCATCAATTGAAGATATTGAAGATACTTTGTTTTATCTGTCACGTATTGAAGCAATAAAAATTGAAGGTGGATTTCTTGTAGTTTACAATAAACTCACTATTTACAGGCTTGAACAGAACAACAGAGTTCAATACAAGGAACAGGATTACCAGAAACTAAGCCAATATTATGACCACAAAGTTCAGCAAATTCACATTGTAGGTGAATATGCTAAGAAAATGGTTGACGACTACTCTGGTGCTTTAAAATTTGTTGATGATTATTTCCAGTTAAATTTTCCCTCATTTATAAACAAATATTTCAAAGGCAGCAGAGAGCTTGAAATAAAAAGAAATATAACCCCAAAAAAATACAAACAGCTTTTTGACTCTTTGTCTGATGTTCAGCGAAGAATTATAGACGACAAAGATTCAAGATATATAGTTGTTGCTGCAGGACCAGGAAGTGGTAAGACAAGAGTTTTAGTTCACAAGTTAGCTTCATTGCTTTTGATGGAAGATGTTAAGCATGAGCAGTTACTTATGGTAACTTTTTCAAGAGCAGCAGCAACCGAATTTAAAAAGCGTTTGATTGAATTAATTGGAAATGCCGCTCACTTCATTGACATAAAAACATTTCACTCTTATTGTTTTGACTTGTTGGGAAAAGTAGGAACAATTGACAGAGCAGGTGCGATTATCAAAAATACTGTTGAGAAAATAAAAACCAACGAAGTTGAAACCAGTAGAATAACAAAAACTGTTTTGGTAATTGACGAAGCACAGGACATGGACGAGGAAGAATTTGAATTGATAAAAGTGCTGATGGACAAGAACGAGGAAATGAGAATAATTGCAGTTGGGGATGATGACCAAAATATTTATGAATGGCGGGGAGCAGATTCAAAATATTTATCAAGTTTTATTACAGAAAAGCAGGCAACAAAATACGAACTCATAACGAATTATAGGAGCAAAAGCAATTTAGTCTCATTTACTAATCAATTTTTAAAGACTATTGATAAGCGCCTTAAAGAAATTCCGATTGCCGCTAGTCAGCCTGGCAACGGAAAAATTAGAATAATTCATTATAATAACGGAAATCTTATCACTCCGTTAATTAACGATATACTTTCAACTGGACTTTCAGGAACAACTTGCATCCTGACTCACAAAAACGAAGAAGCATCACTGGTTGCAGGACTTCTGACAAAAAACGGACACCAGGCAAAGTTAATTCAAAGCAACGATAGTTTTAGCTTGTATAATCTTGAAGAGGTTCGTTTCTTTTTGAATGAGCTGAAATTAAACGATGGTATTTTTATTATCAGTGATGATGTCTGGGTAAACGCAAAAAGAAAATTGATTGACAGATACAAGTTAAGTTCAAAGTTTGAAATCTGCAATAACCTTATCAAAGATTTTGAAGGGACTAACACAAAAAGGAAATACAAATCTGACTTTGAAATTTTCATCAGAGAATCAAAGCTGGAAGATTTCA carries:
- a CDS encoding AAA family ATPase, with the protein product METNSHNLDSGKIQGKDTQNIDVNKCIDATMQENPTEENKLFVRETNEDVIQDNNKLEVDKEKVVYTLIELLDEGASKFEYLVAPIFPRCGTAVIAGKPGIGKSQLARQLSLEIALDSKSFLNYEINSVHKRAIYVSTEDDKESISSSVEKQIEGLNEKPTDKLRFILADAMDQDEILLKINDELSLSPADLVVVDSFGDIFKGSDSNNNMAMRNTVKAFDKIAKKHNCLILFVHHVNKASYKQAPGQEQIQGGSGLVQKVRLAIIIKEGEGDIRYFNVVKANNSPKELRENAIELSFSEETLLFTNTGKQVRSEMLNVGLKNVMNDTKIEVKSIEIENLANQIFGNKILSYTDSCDQYMVLTGKSLATAKRAHLDLVKREIIEQVEGGYKIKDKNFEEEIEDENLIEEESIENLENDSTIFDIIDL
- a CDS encoding RecQ family ATP-dependent DNA helicase; this encodes MNSIAFVDTEIDPKSQRILDIGSVKSDGNSFHSNSIADFITFLSGAQFICGHNIINHDLHYIYNAITDAKVDSANIIDTLLLSPLLFPTKPYHALVKDDKLQTEDTNNPLNDSIKAKDLFFDEVSAFNRSDEKLKQIFYLLLNEKIEFHSFFRFIGYKSSNTETEKLIHENFDSVICKHADLSKIISDHPIELAYCLSLINCNNRYSITPPWVLKNYPKVERIMFLLRSNPCLTGCEYCNQALDIHKGLKNYFGFDAYRTYSGEPLQENAVQAAVDNKSLLAVFPTGGGKSITFQVPALMAGENIKGLTVVISPLQSLMKDQVDNLERIGITDAVTINGLLDPIERAKSIERIQNGKASILYISPESLRSKTTERLLLGRKIVRFVIDEAHCFSSWGQDFRVDYLYIGDFIKSLQESKNLEEQIPVSCFTATAKQKVIEDICEYFKEKLGIKFEIFPSKASRTNLQYRVFEKRDDEEKYNTVRDLIEEKDCPTIIYVSRTKRARDLTTRLNEDGFNARAFYGKMESQEKTENQNAFITGEVQIMVATSAFGMGVDKKDVGMVIHFEISDSLENYVQEAGRAGRDENITADCYVLFNEEDLGKHFILLNQTKLNLHEIKQIWNAIKFITKFKSSVQKSALEIARVAGWDDNLSEIETRVTTAIAALEEAGYVKRKQNMPKVFANSILPKTAQEAIDKIMHSQKFTEDQKITATRIIKSLFSSKSRKQTKSDEAESRVDYISDTLGLDIKNVISIVNLLRDEKILGDTKDLTAFIKKGENKNRSLSVTQSYGLIENFLCPLFEEQQKSFHIKELNEQIEESGCKDVSPNKIKTVINFWAIKNWIKRHNQDYSKNHIIAISCQPKEELKERLEKRHILAEFIVGYLYDKSNSIIGKEETRREEVLVEFSVLELQEAFGNQVQMFEVKASIEDIEDTLFYLSRIEAIKIEGGFLVVYNKLTIYRLEQNNRVQYKEQDYQKLSQYYDHKVQQIHIVGEYAKKMVDDYSGALKFVDDYFQLNFPSFINKYFKGSRELEIKRNITPKKYKQLFDSLSDVQRRIIDDKDSRYIVVAAGPGSGKTRVLVHKLASLLLMEDVKHEQLLMVTFSRAAATEFKKRLIELIGNAAHFIDIKTFHSYCFDLLGKVGTIDRAGAIIKNTVEKIKTNEVETSRITKTVLVIDEAQDMDEEEFELIKVLMDKNEEMRIIAVGDDDQNIYEWRGADSKYLSSFITEKQATKYELITNYRSKSNLVSFTNQFLKTIDKRLKEIPIAASQPGNGKIRIIHYNNGNLITPLINDILSTGLSGTTCILTHKNEEASLVAGLLTKNGHQAKLIQSNDSFSLYNLEEVRFFLNELKLNDGIFIISDDVWVNAKRKLIDRYKLSSKFEICNNLIKDFEGTNTKRKYKSDFEIFIRESKLEDFISTNGETIFVSTIHKAKGKEFDNVFLLLDNFDAREDKMKRQVYVAMTRAKQNLTVHLNGNYLDQIKTEELEKIENNETFQKPSELVMHLSHKDLNLGYFEYVQKRLNTLTSGDSIIISDEGCKNDIGELILKYSKRFLETISEKKKSGYELKEAKVNFIVHWTDEDKKIEVKIVLPELHFEKNQ
- a CDS encoding helix-turn-helix domain-containing protein; its protein translation is MQNNAILVENLSIEKLAQLIDKSVKEGIQQFNEEFRKKENSEELLTREETCQFFKIDSSTLWAWTNSGKVKAHGIGSRRYYKRSELLECLTLLKK
- a CDS encoding phage integrase SAM-like domain-containing protein — its product is MASINLIVQSTKSPAVIYIRLRDGRNIDLKAKTNYHIDPLNWDQSEQRPIKKVRKDIDFANLDTDLKDLKNGLLKEYNNSKGVKIIDNQWINDYINPPKEAEIYSNKLIDYIDIFIAFRKQDVKASTITKCNGIKHLLMRYQEYTKTVLHIRDIDVKFKMDFEKYCLSKKYAPNTIARNIRFIKTFCRHAKSNGVETNYQLDNIKAKYHKVDNIYLTEEEISKIVNIPIKDLSEGIENARDWLLISCYCGQRVSDFLRFDKSMIRYEKNKQGVLTPLIEFTQMKTDKLMTIPLSPKVIEIMKKYDGNFPKKISDQKYNIHIKKVCEIAKINELIIGTKFDHEIKIKVEKEYQKWELVSSHIGRRSFASNNYGTVPTSFLMYMTGHTTEAMFLTYIGKSNKDIAMELANYF
- a CDS encoding helix-turn-helix domain-containing protein; protein product: MNTIADFVKKRRKQAGLTQEEFAMKAGVALTVVRKIEQGKDNLSLSGVNQVLKMFGHVLGPVNERELFKNEE